The genomic window GGGGTTGCCGGCCCGGTCGATCCCGAAGGCGAGCTTGTTGGCTCCGGCGGCGCTGACCATGCACAGCCGGCCGTTGTAGTCGAGATGCCGGGTCTTGAGCGCGACCCGGGCGAACTTGCCGACGAGATAGGTCTTCTCGGTGAAGAGGCTGGCGCCGCCGAGCACCCCGAAGGCGTCCTTGCCGTACGCGGCCTGGATGCGCTGGATCTCGGAGACGGTGAAGTCCAGGGCCTCCTCCCAGGAGGCCTCCCTGAAGGGCTCGTCACGGGAGCGGCGCAGCAGCGGGGCGGTGAGCCGGTCCGGGTGGTTGACCTGCTGATAGGCGTTGATGCCCTTGGGACAGAGCCGCATCCGGTTGATGTCGTGGTTGCGGGGCTCGACGCCGAAGACCTTGCCCCCCTTGTCGACCCGGAGGTACATGCCGCACTGGACGCCGCAGAAGCAGCAGTGGGTCGGGACGAGCGTCTCGCCCTCCTGGTCGGCGTGCCACTGGTCGGCGGGGATGCCGCCCGCGTCGCGGAACTGGCGGGTGCCCGGCGGCGCGAGGGAGGGGTCCAGCGGGATGGGCTGCTGCGTCACTTGAAGCCCTTCTTGACGTGGGTGAGGTAGGCGCTGCCCCGCAGCACCCGCTTGCAGCGCGGGCAGTACTCGGCCCACTCGTCGAAGTCGAGCTTCAGATCCCGCATGGTGCCCTTGAGGTTCTCGACGTAGGGGGCGGTGTCGATGGGCTCGCCGCAGCGACGGCAGGTGAAGACCTGGTCGGACTGTCGCGCCGTGTACTTGAACAGCTGCATGCCGACGGCGGCCGGGCGCTGGACGATGTGGAAGAACTTCCCGAACGGCAGATAGATGAGCGTGAAGACCACGGACACCATGTGCAGGATCGCCAGGAACTCGTAGCCGCCGCCGTGCAGGAAGACGGCCGAGAAGGTGAGGAGAAGTCCGGTCACCGAGATGACGACCAGGGCGATCAGCGGGACCAGGTCGTAGCCGAACCGCTGGCCGGTGATCGCCCCGCGGTCCTTCATCCGCCGCCAGAGGAAGTACGAGACCCCGGCGATGACGAGCACGGCGGCGAGGTCGAGGGCGTGGAACAAGGCCCAGCCGAAGAAGCTGAGCGAGTCGAAGCCGAGGACCTTGAAACCCCAGATCCGCATCTCGTAGCCGGGCCCTGAGCCGGTGGAGGAGGTGAAGGTGAACCAGCCCCAGGTGAGCGGGAAGGTGATCAGCGCGGCGAGGACACAGCCCCAGAAGATCAGCTGGTGGGCGGCCCAGCGGGAACGGGAGCGGGCGCCGAGGAACTTCTGGAAGCCGAGATAGGTGGCGATCATCCGCGGCAGGGCGGTGGGGGCCTTGCGGAAGTTCTCGGCCGAGAAGAAGCTGCGCCATCCCTGCCGGAAGAGCCGGCGGGCGCCGGGCGAGGAGATCCAGACCATGTAGCGGTAGGTCACGCCGAAGGCGAGGAACACGGTGGCGACGGCGTAGGGAAGGAGGGCGGAGTCGAAGTCCCGGAGGAGCCGGCTGCCGAGGACGATGGCGATGATCAGCAGCGCGGAGACGACGGCCGCCCCCAGCGAGGCACGGCGGCGCACGGCGCCGGGGGTCGTCCGCCGGTCGGGCGGGCCCGGCGGCGCACCCGGCGCCGCTGGGGGCAGGGGCGGCACGGTACCGGGCGGGATGGGCTGTCCTTCCGGACGCCGGGGCGGTTCGGTCACGTCGCCACGCTAGGCGCTTTGTACCACTTGGGCGCGTTTTGAGGATGGATGGAGTGAGAGGGGGTCGCCCGTATGGCGTTCGGATCACACGGAAGGGGAGCCGGGAAGCGCCCCTCCTGCTGCCCGGCCGTGGCCGCTCTGCTGTGCTGGAGCCATGACGTCTCCCTCCGCCTCGCCGTCCGCGTCCACCGGGAGCAGCCGCTCCGGGCCGGTGCGCCCCATGCACGCCCGCCGCCCCGACGAGGCCCACCGCGCCGCCACACCCCTCGAACTCTTCTTCGACCTCTGCTTCGTCGTCGCCGTCTCACAGGCGGGGGTGCAGCTGGTCCATGCCGTGGCCGAGGGTCATGCCGCCGAGGGCGTGCTCAACTACGCGATGGTGTTCTTCGCGATCTGGTGGGCGTGGATGAACTTCACCTGGTTCGCCTCCGCGTACGACACGGACGACGTCCCGTACCGGGTGGTGACGCTCATCCAGATCGCGGGTGTGCTGATCCTCGCCGCCGGGGTGTCCCGGGCCTTCGTCCAGCAGGACTACATCTTCGTCTACATCGGCTATGTGGTGATGCGGCTGGCGCTCCTCACGCAGTGGCTGAGGGCCGCGGCATCGTCACAGGGCGCGGAGCGGCGGACGGCGCTGCGCTACGTGATCGGGATCGCCCTCTGTCAGGTCGGCTGGGCGGCACTGGTCTTCGCGCCGCAGGGACTGCGGCCCTGGGTGTTCCTGGTGATGGCGATCGCCGAGATGGCCGTTCCGCCGATCGCCGAGCGCACCATGGCGACGAGCTGGCACGCGCACCACATCGCGGAGCGCTACGGCCTGTTCACGATCATCGTGCTCGGCGAGACGATCCTCGCCGCGATGGTGGGGGTGCGTTCGGCGCTCGACGTGAGCCCCGAGCTGCGGGATCTGCTGCCGATCGCCTTGGGCGGGCTGCTGATCGTGTTCGCGGCCTGGTGGATCTACTTCGCGGTGCCCGCCCACTCCCGGCTGACCTCCAACAGGGAGGCGTTCCTCTGGGGCTACGGCCACTACGTGATCTTCGCGTCCGCCGCGGCCATCGGCGCGGGGCTGGAGGTGGCGATCGAGACGGCGATCCACAAGTCCCATATCTCGACGACCGCGGCGGCGGCCTCGGTGACCCTGCCCACGGCGGCGTTCCTGCTGACGGTGTGGCTCCTGCACGCCCGGCACTTCAAGCGCGGCGCGCTGCAGCAGCTGACCCTGCCCGTCTCGGCGCTGGCGATCCTGGCCTGTACCTTCGCGGGCGAGTGGGCGGTGCTCGCCGCGGGTCTGGTGGCGACGGCGACGGTGGCCGTGGGCGAGACGCTGAGCCATCACCGCCCGGCGCACCGCACGGCGTGATACGCAAGGTCCATGACAAACATGTCATCCCCTCAGGTGTCGGGCGACGCACGCAAGGACGCGCTGACCGACGTGGCCGGTCTGCGGGTCGGGCATGCGCGCCTGGCCCGACCCGGCGCGCTCAGCGGCACCACGGTCGTCCTCGCCCCCGAGGGCGGGGTGATCGCCGCGGTGGACGTCCGCGGCGGAGGGCCCGGCACCCGCGAGACCGACGCTCTCGACCCGCGCAATCTGGTGCAGCGCGTGGAGGCGATCGTCCTGACCGGCGGCAGCGCCTTCGGGCTCGACTCGGCGTCCGGCGTGATGGCCTGGCTGGAGGAGCAGGGCCGGGGCGTCCCCGCGGGACGCGAGCCGGGCCAGGTCGTGCCCGTCGTGCCGGCAGCCTGCGTCTTCGACCTCGGCCGCGGCGGCGACTGGGGAGCCCGCCCGGACTCCGCGACCGGACGCGCGGCCGTCGAGGCGGCGGCGCGCACGGAGCCGGGGGCGCCGGTGGAGGAGGGATGCGTCGGCGCGGGCACGGGCGCGGTGGTCGGGCGTGTCAAGGGCGGGGTCGGCACGGCGAGCACCGTTCTGCCCGGCGGTGCGACGGTCGCGGCCCTGGTCGTGGCGAACGCCGCGGGCTCGGCGGTCGATCCGGACACGGGCGTGCTCTACGGGCAGTACTTCACCGGCGGGCGCCCCGTGTTCCCCTCCCCCGAGGTGCACGCCGCGGCCCTGCACCGCCTCGCCGAGGCGTCCGACAGGAACGGCGCGCCCCCGCTGAACACAACGCTCGCCGTGGTCGCCACCGACGCCGAACTGACCCGCGCCCAGGCACAGAAGCTCGCCGGCACGGCGCACGACGGCATCGCGCGCGCCGTGCGCCCCGTCCATCTCCTCAACGACGGCGACACGGTCTTCGCCCTCGCGACCGGCGTGCGCCCGCTCGGGGACCACCCGCTCGCCCTCAACGCCGTTCTCGCGGCGGGCGCGGACGTCGTGACGCGGGCGATCGTGCGCGCCGTGCTGGCGGCCCGCAGTGTGACGGGTCCCGGCGGGGACTTCCCCTCGTACCAGGAGCTGTACGGCTGGGTCGAGGGCTGACCCGACCCAGTCCCCGCAGGGCCCGACGGCCTTGTCCTGCAAAGGAGTTGAGGGGGGCGCGCGAAGGTGCGCGGAAACTTTGCGCGCGCCCCGTTCGTTTTTCCGAACCCGGGACGAGATGTCAGACCCAGGGGCTACGTTAAGCAGTCATCGAGTGACGTGTGGCAACAGGGCCTGGAGATCCGGAGATCGACCGTGAACGATCCGTACGAGACAACCGAGAGCCACCTCGACCGGCTCCTGGGCCGGGCACTCAACTCCTTCGACCTTCCCGACACGACGGTCGACCGGCTCGGGACCGCGCTCACGCACGCCAGTTCGCTGCACTCCTCGCACCACAGTGCGGCTCTGCACCGGACCACCTACCGGCACACGTATCTGCTGGCCGACGGTTCCTCCGTCACGCTCTGGGAGCTCGTGCACGACAGCGGCCGGGACGGCGCCGAGTGCCACGAGCTGTACGCGGAGGAGGCCGAGGCGCGGCTCGCCGCGTCCCGGCTGCGGGGCAGCCGCCCCGAGCGGCTCGGCACCGTTCTCGCTCCCGGTCTCGCTGCCGGCACCGGCCCCGACACCGGCTTCGACGCCGGCTTCGACGCCGACCTGGACGACGAGCTCGACGCCGGGCTGGAGCTGGCCGGCAGGCTGCTGGCCACTCCCCCGGTCGCCCCCGCGCGGGCATACGTCCCCGACGACTCCGCGGACCACGCCCGCAGACTGCTGCGCCGCGCCGAGAACCCCGACCGTCCGGGCGAGGAGACGGCGCGCCGGCTGCGCTCGGCGTTCGCCCACCACATCAGCCAGGCGCTCGGCCGCCCGTGCCCCGGCGATGGCCGGGATGCGGGCTTCACTCTCTACGAGCACGCGTTCCTGCTCCTGGACGGCACCGAGCTGAGCCTCTGGGAGGTGGAGCACACGGCGACACCCGACGGCCGGCACATGTGCGAGGTGTACGCGGACGAGCGCACCGCGCGCGGAGCCATGGAGCTCCGCGCGCGGGTGCGCTGACACGGACCCGGCGGGCGTCGCCGGGTCGTCAGACCGCGGCGACCACCGGGGGCTTCTCGGCCGCGGCGGGGACCGCGGGGATGGCCGTGGAGGTCTTCCGCATGCCCTTGAGGAGGATGACCAGACCCGCGCTGACGGCGGTGCCGGCGAGGATGGCGACCAGGTAGAGGACCGGGTTGCCGATCAGCGGGACCACGAAGATGCCGCCGTGCGGGGCGCGCAGGGTGCACCCGAAGGCCATCGACAGCGCTCCGGTGACCGCGCCGCCCGCCATCACCGACGGGATCACCCGCAGCGGATCGGCCGCGGCGAACGGGATCGCGCCCTCGGTGATGAACGAGGCGCCCAGCACCCACGCCGCCTTGCCGTTCTCCCGCTCGGCCTTCGTGAACAGCTTGCCGCGCACCGTCGTCGCCAGCGCCAGGGCCAGCGGCGGCACCATGCCCGCGGCCATCACGGCCGCCATCACCTTGAGGGAGCCGTCGTTGGGGTTGGCGAGGCCGCCGACGGCGAAGGTGTACGCGACCTTGTTGAGCGGGCCGCCGAGGTCGAAGCACATCATCAGGCCGAGGACGATGCCGAGGATGACGGCGTTGGCTCCGCTGAGGCCGTTCAGCCAGTCGGTGAGGGCCTGCTGGAGCCTGGCGAGCGGTTCCCCGATCACGAGGAACATCAGGAAGCCGACGATCACCGAGGAGACCAGTGGGATCACGACGACGGGCATGATGCCGCGCAGCACGGCGGGCACCCTGACCCTCTGGATCGCGAGGACGACGGCTCCGGCGAGGAGCCCGGCGACCAGGCCGCCGAGGAAGCCCGCCTTGATCGCGATCGCGCCGCCGACGAAGCCCGGGACGAGACCGGGGCGGTCGGCCATTCCGTACGCGAT from Streptomyces sp. FIT100 includes these protein-coding regions:
- a CDS encoding MFS transporter, which encodes MRRRASLGAAVVSALLIIAIVLGSRLLRDFDSALLPYAVATVFLAFGVTYRYMVWISSPGARRLFRQGWRSFFSAENFRKAPTALPRMIATYLGFQKFLGARSRSRWAAHQLIFWGCVLAALITFPLTWGWFTFTSSTGSGPGYEMRIWGFKVLGFDSLSFFGWALFHALDLAAVLVIAGVSYFLWRRMKDRGAITGQRFGYDLVPLIALVVISVTGLLLTFSAVFLHGGGYEFLAILHMVSVVFTLIYLPFGKFFHIVQRPAAVGMQLFKYTARQSDQVFTCRRCGEPIDTAPYVENLKGTMRDLKLDFDEWAEYCPRCKRVLRGSAYLTHVKKGFK
- a CDS encoding DUF6227 family protein, translating into MNDPYETTESHLDRLLGRALNSFDLPDTTVDRLGTALTHASSLHSSHHSAALHRTTYRHTYLLADGSSVTLWELVHDSGRDGAECHELYAEEAEARLAASRLRGSRPERLGTVLAPGLAAGTGPDTGFDAGFDADLDDELDAGLELAGRLLATPPVAPARAYVPDDSADHARRLLRRAENPDRPGEETARRLRSAFAHHISQALGRPCPGDGRDAGFTLYEHAFLLLDGTELSLWEVEHTATPDGRHMCEVYADERTARGAMELRARVR
- a CDS encoding P1 family peptidase gives rise to the protein MTNMSSPQVSGDARKDALTDVAGLRVGHARLARPGALSGTTVVLAPEGGVIAAVDVRGGGPGTRETDALDPRNLVQRVEAIVLTGGSAFGLDSASGVMAWLEEQGRGVPAGREPGQVVPVVPAACVFDLGRGGDWGARPDSATGRAAVEAAARTEPGAPVEEGCVGAGTGAVVGRVKGGVGTASTVLPGGATVAALVVANAAGSAVDPDTGVLYGQYFTGGRPVFPSPEVHAAALHRLAEASDRNGAPPLNTTLAVVATDAELTRAQAQKLAGTAHDGIARAVRPVHLLNDGDTVFALATGVRPLGDHPLALNAVLAAGADVVTRAIVRAVLAARSVTGPGGDFPSYQELYGWVEG
- a CDS encoding low temperature requirement protein A, whose protein sequence is MTSPSASPSASTGSSRSGPVRPMHARRPDEAHRAATPLELFFDLCFVVAVSQAGVQLVHAVAEGHAAEGVLNYAMVFFAIWWAWMNFTWFASAYDTDDVPYRVVTLIQIAGVLILAAGVSRAFVQQDYIFVYIGYVVMRLALLTQWLRAAASSQGAERRTALRYVIGIALCQVGWAALVFAPQGLRPWVFLVMAIAEMAVPPIAERTMATSWHAHHIAERYGLFTIIVLGETILAAMVGVRSALDVSPELRDLLPIALGGLLIVFAAWWIYFAVPAHSRLTSNREAFLWGYGHYVIFASAAAIGAGLEVAIETAIHKSHISTTAAAASVTLPTAAFLLTVWLLHARHFKRGALQQLTLPVSALAILACTFAGEWAVLAAGLVATATVAVGETLSHHRPAHRTA